The Microbacter sp. GSS18 genome has a segment encoding these proteins:
- a CDS encoding DUF222 domain-containing protein, whose translation MDMDDTSRPVPGAGGDAERDRSPIDPAGADPFWSDEGDAFEEDAVPEWSPEPPDAVGRVVEAATVMASFAVDRLMGVDRMRQEAFELAAQRGGRFTSEIVLRSVRLELAAALRISEYAAGRMIGLAEALVHRYRSALTALMRAEITETHAEILVDAIDAVEPEHRNTILPRAVELARVEPVGVFRRALRALIDDARGATLAERHDVALRRRRVVVEPADDGMAWLMTLMPAVEAHAVQDRLTRMAKAIRRVDGEDRSLDQIRADAVGDLLIEGDTSALPERARGIRASVVVTVPALSLLGAAAGSGMPVVEGVGPIPVERARELCGGDGAWLRVLTHPETGAVLSVGRERYDPPPTLRKLTRWRADRCMAPGCGVPASRCELDHTLAWEHGGATALENLAPVCKGHHTLKHHGGWRVEQVGGGGALRWTSPAGRRYRVEPERRVPVFRSADASDAPF comes from the coding sequence ATGGACATGGACGACACCTCGCGACCGGTGCCCGGAGCCGGTGGGGACGCCGAGCGTGATCGGTCGCCCATCGACCCCGCCGGTGCCGATCCGTTCTGGTCAGATGAGGGCGATGCGTTCGAGGAGGATGCCGTCCCGGAGTGGTCGCCCGAACCGCCGGATGCGGTCGGCCGGGTCGTCGAAGCGGCGACCGTGATGGCGAGCTTCGCAGTCGACCGGCTGATGGGTGTCGACCGGATGCGGCAAGAGGCGTTCGAGCTCGCCGCGCAGCGCGGCGGACGCTTCACCTCCGAGATCGTCCTGCGCTCGGTGCGGCTCGAACTCGCTGCGGCGCTGCGGATCTCCGAGTATGCCGCCGGGCGGATGATCGGGCTCGCCGAGGCGCTCGTCCACCGATACCGGTCTGCGCTGACAGCCCTCATGCGGGCCGAGATCACCGAGACCCACGCCGAGATCCTCGTCGACGCGATCGACGCCGTGGAGCCCGAACATCGCAACACGATCCTTCCGCGAGCGGTCGAACTCGCCAGGGTCGAGCCGGTGGGCGTGTTCCGGCGCGCGCTGCGCGCGCTCATCGACGATGCGAGAGGCGCGACCCTCGCCGAGCGCCACGATGTCGCGCTGCGGCGGCGGCGCGTGGTGGTCGAGCCCGCGGACGACGGCATGGCCTGGCTCATGACGCTGATGCCCGCCGTCGAGGCGCACGCGGTGCAGGACCGATTGACGCGCATGGCCAAGGCGATCAGGCGTGTCGACGGCGAGGACCGGTCACTCGACCAGATCCGAGCGGATGCCGTCGGCGATCTGCTCATCGAGGGAGACACTTCGGCGCTCCCCGAACGCGCTCGCGGCATCCGGGCGAGTGTCGTCGTCACGGTGCCGGCCCTCAGCCTCCTCGGCGCGGCAGCCGGTTCCGGCATGCCCGTCGTCGAAGGGGTCGGTCCCATTCCGGTCGAGCGTGCACGTGAGCTCTGCGGCGGCGATGGCGCGTGGCTGCGCGTGCTCACGCACCCCGAGACCGGCGCGGTCCTGTCGGTCGGGCGCGAACGATACGATCCGCCGCCGACGCTCCGGAAGCTGACGAGATGGCGTGCCGACCGGTGCATGGCACCGGGATGCGGTGTGCCGGCGTCCCGATGCGAGCTCGACCACACCTTGGCATGGGAGCACGGCGGCGCGACGGCGCTCGAGAACCTCGCGCCCGTGTGCAAGGGCCACCACACCCTCAAGCACCATGGCGGATGGCGGGTCGAACAGGTCGGCGGCGGGGGAGCACTCCGATGGACGTCGCCGGCGGGGCGCAGGTACCGGGTCGAACCGGAAAGACGGGTGCCGGTCTTCCGCTCCGCCGACGCTTCCGACGCACCGTTCTGA
- the uvrA gene encoding excinuclease ABC subunit UvrA has translation MPIVPVSAHAHNSGKLSVQGARVHNLKNVDLEIPRDSLVVFTGLSGSGKSSLAFDTIFAEGQRRYVESLSAYARQFLGQVDRPDVDFIEGLSPAVSIDQKSTNRNPRSTVGTITEIHDYMRLLWARIGVPHCPECDAVIQRQTVQQIADQLMELPERTRYQIVAPIVTQKKGEFVDLFKELGAKGYARAVVDGELIQLAEPPTLKKSYKHDIAVVVDRLVAAPGILGRITDSVETALGLAGGVMQVNFVDEEGDDAWQSFSEKLACPNGHPLQLTEIEPRTFSFNAPFGACPACSGLGTRMSVDVDLMLGDEELSIREGVLIPWTTQGKGLFQYYERLLEGLAADLDFSLDTPWSQLHSDVREAVLRGDNYKVTVKWKNRYGREMRYSSGFEGVVPYIERQYMQAESDTQRQRWSEYLREVPCPVCDGARLKPEVLAVKVHGHSIADASRLSLADAQQYFAALELTEREAKIAAQVLREIRVRLDFLIQVGLTYLNLSRSAGSLSGGEAQRIRLATQIGSGLTGVLYVLDEPSIGLHQRDNRRLIETLLTLRDLGNTLIVVEHDEETIHAADWIVDIGPRAGVDGGEVVHSGPLDQLLADRTSVTGDFLSGRREIEIPRQRREIDRQRCISVVGARENNLKNVTAEFPLGVLTAVTGVSGSGKSTLVNDILYQVLASRLNGARTVPGKHTRVTGLDNLDKVVHVDQAPIGRTPRSNPATYTGVFDRIRTLFSETPEAKARGYQPGRFSFNVKGGRCEACSGDGTIKIEMNFLPDVYVDCEVCHGKRYNRDTLSVHYKGKNIAEVLEMPIAEAADFFEPIQAIHRYLKTLVDVGLGYVRLGQSATTLSGGEAQRVKLATELQRRSNGRSIYVLDEPTTGLHFEDVQRLLQVLGGLVDKGNTVIVIEHNLDVIKSADWIVDLGPEGGAGGGTIVATGTPEQVSRKKGSHTGAFLAEIFGSHAPRRKAG, from the coding sequence GTGCCCATCGTTCCCGTCTCCGCGCATGCCCACAACAGCGGAAAGCTGAGCGTCCAAGGCGCGCGCGTCCACAATCTGAAGAACGTCGACCTCGAGATCCCGCGTGATTCGCTGGTCGTCTTCACCGGCCTCTCGGGCTCGGGAAAGTCGAGCCTGGCGTTCGACACGATCTTCGCCGAGGGGCAGCGCCGCTACGTCGAATCGCTCAGTGCGTACGCCCGGCAGTTCCTCGGGCAGGTCGACCGGCCCGACGTCGATTTCATCGAGGGCCTGAGCCCGGCGGTCTCGATCGATCAGAAGTCGACGAACCGCAACCCGCGCTCGACGGTCGGCACGATCACCGAGATCCACGACTACATGCGCCTGCTGTGGGCGCGCATCGGCGTTCCGCACTGCCCGGAGTGCGATGCGGTGATCCAGCGGCAGACCGTGCAGCAGATCGCCGATCAGCTCATGGAGCTGCCCGAGCGCACGCGGTATCAGATCGTCGCGCCGATCGTCACGCAGAAGAAGGGCGAGTTCGTCGACCTCTTCAAGGAGCTCGGCGCGAAGGGCTACGCGCGGGCCGTGGTCGACGGCGAGCTCATCCAACTCGCCGAGCCGCCGACGCTCAAGAAGAGCTACAAGCACGACATCGCGGTGGTCGTCGATCGCCTGGTCGCCGCACCCGGCATCCTCGGTCGCATCACCGACTCGGTCGAGACGGCGCTCGGGCTCGCGGGCGGTGTCATGCAGGTCAACTTCGTCGACGAAGAGGGCGACGACGCGTGGCAGTCGTTCTCCGAGAAGCTCGCGTGCCCCAACGGGCATCCGCTGCAGCTCACCGAGATCGAGCCCCGCACCTTCTCGTTCAACGCTCCCTTCGGCGCCTGCCCGGCCTGCTCGGGCCTGGGAACCCGCATGTCGGTGGACGTCGACCTGATGCTCGGCGACGAGGAGCTCTCGATCCGCGAGGGCGTGCTGATCCCGTGGACGACACAAGGCAAGGGCCTGTTCCAGTACTACGAGCGCCTCCTCGAAGGACTCGCCGCCGACCTCGACTTCTCGTTGGACACGCCGTGGAGCCAGCTCCACTCCGATGTGCGCGAGGCGGTGCTGCGCGGCGACAACTACAAGGTCACCGTCAAGTGGAAGAACCGGTACGGACGCGAGATGCGCTATTCGTCCGGGTTCGAGGGCGTCGTGCCCTACATCGAGCGGCAGTACATGCAGGCGGAGTCCGACACGCAGCGCCAGCGCTGGTCCGAGTACCTGCGTGAGGTGCCGTGCCCGGTGTGCGACGGCGCGCGCCTCAAGCCCGAGGTGCTCGCGGTCAAGGTGCACGGTCACTCGATCGCCGACGCGTCGCGACTGAGCCTCGCCGACGCGCAGCAATACTTCGCCGCGCTCGAACTGACCGAGCGCGAGGCGAAGATCGCCGCGCAGGTCCTGCGCGAGATCCGCGTGCGCCTGGACTTCCTGATCCAGGTCGGTCTCACCTACCTCAACCTCAGCCGCTCCGCGGGCTCGCTGTCGGGCGGCGAAGCGCAGCGCATCCGCCTCGCGACGCAGATCGGATCGGGGCTGACCGGCGTGCTGTACGTGCTCGACGAGCCCTCGATCGGCCTGCACCAGCGCGACAACCGGCGCCTCATCGAGACGCTCCTGACGCTGCGCGACCTCGGCAACACCCTCATCGTCGTCGAGCACGACGAAGAGACCATCCACGCCGCCGACTGGATCGTCGACATCGGTCCGCGAGCCGGGGTCGACGGGGGAGAGGTCGTGCACTCCGGGCCGCTCGACCAGCTGCTCGCCGACCGCACGTCGGTCACCGGCGATTTCCTTTCGGGTCGCCGCGAGATCGAGATCCCGCGGCAGCGACGCGAGATCGACCGTCAGCGCTGCATCTCGGTCGTCGGCGCCCGCGAGAACAACCTGAAGAACGTCACCGCCGAGTTCCCCCTCGGCGTGCTGACCGCCGTCACCGGAGTCAGCGGATCGGGCAAGTCGACGCTCGTGAACGACATCCTGTACCAGGTGCTCGCCTCACGGCTGAACGGCGCCCGCACGGTGCCGGGCAAGCACACGCGCGTGACGGGCCTGGACAACCTCGACAAGGTCGTCCACGTCGACCAGGCGCCGATCGGCCGCACGCCGCGCTCGAACCCCGCCACCTACACGGGCGTGTTCGACCGCATCCGCACGCTGTTCAGCGAGACGCCCGAGGCCAAGGCGCGCGGCTACCAGCCGGGCCGCTTCAGCTTCAACGTCAAGGGCGGTCGCTGCGAGGCGTGTTCGGGCGACGGCACGATCAAGATCGAGATGAACTTCCTCCCCGACGTCTACGTCGACTGCGAGGTGTGCCACGGCAAGCGCTACAACCGCGACACGCTCAGCGTGCACTACAAGGGCAAGAACATCGCCGAGGTCCTCGAGATGCCCATCGCCGAGGCCGCCGACTTCTTCGAGCCGATCCAGGCGATCCACCGCTACCTCAAGACGCTCGTCGACGTGGGTCTGGGCTACGTGCGCCTGGGGCAGTCGGCCACGACGCTCTCCGGGGGCGAGGCGCAGCGCGTCAAACTGGCCACCGAGCTGCAGCGGCGCTCGAACGGTCGCAGCATCTATGTGCTGGACGAGCCCACGACGGGACTGCACTTCGAGGACGTGCAGCGGCTCCTGCAGGTGCTCGGCGGCCTCGTCGACAAGGGGAACACGGTCATCGTCATCGAGCACAACCTCGATGTCATCAAGTCCGCCGACTGGATCGTCGACCTCGGGCCCGAGGGCGGCGCGGGCGGCGGCACGATCGTGGCGACCGGGACGCCCGAGCAGGTCTCGCGCAAGAAGGGGAGCCACACCGGAGCCTTCCTCGCCGAGATCTTCGGGTCGCACGCCCCGCGCCGCAAGGCCGGCTGA